The Elaeis guineensis isolate ETL-2024a chromosome 12, EG11, whole genome shotgun sequence sequence cgtaaggctccacatggggcatcttgaaccgactaggaatcggctcgtcgaggatgagtcgggagagaggttgggcggtctggaagtcaacgtcgttcgaagacttctgtccgtcTACCTGGAGCTGGGCGAGCTGACGGTCGATCTcttcgaacctacgttcgtagtcgtcgatctgTCGGtgttgggagaccccaggggtcgagtctcccgatgaatccgagagagaggcggacggtgtccgcggccacttctccttcctcgctcactCCAGCTGGAAAGGAAAGGGATGTCGGGACCGATGGGTGTCACGCCGTGACCACCTCTCCCCCTCTCGGTGGGAATGCTGAGACggctgctcctgaggaggagatggagaccGACACGGGCGTCGACGGCTGCTCCTGGACGGCATCGggtgtgccgccggttgctccGTCGGCAAGTGCGGCAACCGGGTTggttgttgctgaaggctcttgactgcatccgttagcacagtcatctgccgcacgatcaccgcgatctgcgcctccgtggtcaccacaggacGTGGAGAGCTAGGTTCTGTCATGGAGGGCGGAGGAGAGGCCTCTccccgacgggaagagtgcctcgctgaTCCGGTGGCTCTTgatcgctgagccctggttcttgtcatctcgaaaggatttttcaagctctgtggAAGTCGTGATCctgcccctacctggcgcgccaaaatctgttgcggccaatcccctcgtcgcctggtcatcGAAAAataagcgcctgcaaaagaagtccacactgaccggagatgcctccgacggtcaagtcagagaggagactagacaatagtagaaaagaatcaggggggTCTGCGGGGGAGAGCcagagagagagataaagagagagagCTCAGGAGCTTAGAAAGAACCCCCTAACATTGTTgtcttccccgttttatagtagggcgCGGCGTGGTcctgtcattaatggcgcagacaattggagagttgtcaaatcgtcggaggttgTCAGAATCGCCACGGGTTGTTAAgtcaccgtgggctgtcaaatcactggggTTGACCCATGTCCATGGCAGGACGATGTCCCCAGGGCGGCCACGCCGCATGTCCTTGTCAGGACAGCAGTCCATAACAGTCGTACGGTGTTtgggggagccgaccgaccatacgtcggtattcggctgcagAATGTCGGGTGAAGATCCGGAAACACCGTCGACCGATCTGGCGTGTTGCGGGAGTCGGACATCGGCTGCCATCCTCGTCCGACGATGAGTCGGTAATCTGAGCTCCGCCGCTCGGCTAGTCAGGAACAGAATGGATCTGCCCGATCGGGACCCTTTTAATCGGATAATATCGGCAGCTAttatcggcagtcgtcggtcggtgcggttGGTAGAGTCAGACATCGGTCGGACAGATTCGAGAATGAGCTAGTGTAAAAAGAACCGATGGGTATATCCCAACAAATAGAAAAAGCAGTGGTCGACCCAACGAAACATCCAACGTCAAACTGTGATTTTCTACCAAAGAAACAGCAGTGTGATTGGAACCATTGGTCCACCGGCATATTTAAATCATTTAACGCCCAGCCACCGCCTACTGGATATAGTTTGGACTTTGGAATCAGCTTGGATCCCCTACGGTGCCTGCCCAGCATCGTAAATTGCAGTGCATCCGCGGATAGCTGCCATCACAAGATGAACGGTCATCAAATAATATACGCTGTGTGTATCACACGGTCCGTCCTCATGTGAAAATTATTCGATGGCCGTTCATCCTATGATGGCGGCCATTGACGGACGCACGGTATCCTGCAGTGCCGCACGCGCACCGTAGGGGATCCCTTGTGGAAAAAGGCCGTGGAAGAGACCCGCGCAACGATGCGGTCGGACCAAGACAACCGTGCGTTGCACGTCCCAACAGTTCACCAAAATTCCTTCAAAAAAAAACAAGGTTCCCATAAAAAAAGGGAACACGTCCATCAGGGCATGCCAGTAGACCTGGACATTTCAAGACCATCAAACGAACCACTTTAACTTTATAAAGCAAACACATTATACTCGCAAGCCTGCATCAATATACCCTCCTCTTCCAACAAACTCTCCTCTCCCCCACCATCAAAAGCCATGGACTCTAATCTCACCTTATGCCACACCCTCTCTGCCATCTTCCTCCTTTGTCTCCTAGCCCAGCGCCATGTCCAAGCCACCGAATACATGGTGGGCGATGACCTCGGGTGGGATACGGGCAATAACTACCTCCTCTGGTCCCAGAAATACAAATTCTCAGTAGGCGATGTCCTCGGTTAGATATAATTGTCTACACATGAACTCCTTTATGTTTCTATGAAAAATTCTTTAGCTTGTGGGCTTTATAACACTGGTTTTGTTTGTGATGCAGTTTTTAAGTATGAAGAGGGGCAGCATGATGTGTGTCAGGTGAGGGAGGAGACGTATAGATCATGCGATCCTACTTCGGGCATCACAAAGATCTATAACAGTGGAAATGATCAAGTGAACCTGACAGAGGGAGGGAAGTATTGGTTTATCTGCAACATCACCGGCCATTGCCAGGGTGGGATGAAGTTTGGCATTAGCGTCGCAAGTGCAAGCCCGAAcggaggcggcggcggcggcttGGCACCACCACCTGAGGAGCAGGGCGGTGGAGCAGCCGGGGAAGCGGTGGGGAGGGGGAGGGTAGGGTGGGTGCTTGGCTTGGCTATTGGTGGGTTGTGTTTGTTGAGTTATTGATGAAATGATGACTGTTGGTAGAGTTAGCTGTCGCAATTATGGACCAAGTCACAAGTGGTTGGCTCTACATACCTTTCTGTGTTTAAAGAGAGATAATGTTATAATTGATCGATTCTATTCAttgtttttttctctcttcctccatctgggcCATTGGATTGGAGGGTTTAATGAATGCTGGTGGACTAGGTCACAATTGGTTGATTCCATTTCCTCTGAAAAATGACATGATTGATTGCTTCTCTATTCACTCTTTTCTTCATTTGACGGCTGGGCTGTTTGTGCCTTGTGCTGGTGGATTTATTCTTTCCTCTTACAATTTTTGGTTGGCTATGAGTATGACTAGGGGACAAGGAGCACTTGGATTGTTTTGATTTTTAGTACAACACATCCATGGCGCTTGTTATGACTAAAGAATACCAGCAAAGTTCGAATTGGATCATTAAAGCGTGCAACACACAGGTGAAGTTTGACAAAAGTAACTGGCCCAAGCTCGCACAGCAGGCAGATCTTGGATACATATAAGGCCCAAAATAAGTCATGTTCACAGTTTCGCAGTCATTGTTGGGCTTCAGTTTTAAGTAAAAATTCAAATCCAAATTCAAACTCAGagaaatttttagtaattttaatatatatatatatatatatatatatatatatatatatatatatatatatatatatatagatatagatactgGGCGAGGTTTAAGAGTGATCCTCGCATGAATTAGCTCAATCCATGCTCACCAGGCCTGGCCTGGTCTGAAGATTAGCTTTCCAAAATTTTCCATAGCCTTGGACCTGAGAACTCGGTGCCAGCAATGTGTAATTCGACAGTAAAATCCCACAGCTTTAGGTCCCTAGATCCAAGAGCACTTCAAGAATGGATGGATGCAACTATTCTTCGGACAGTGGTCGACACTCGACACTAGCCTAAGCCTAAACTTTCTATATGGCTAGCTTAGAAACAACGTTTTAGAGGATTAAAGCAATCAGAATTTCAGGCTTTGGAATATGGACCTGGTCAAAGAAGAGAGGGATGCCAACTAACTAGGCTACAAATGATTAGCCTGGACGCATTCAAAATTATAGTGCTATGAATGATGAtaaaaaccaatttattcctgaTAGAAATTCTAGCCTATGATATGCTAGAATGAGTTTTGACGCGCGTCTAGCATTGTGATCGTACAATAAACACAAAAAATCTTTATATATATTGCCAAGTTGTATAAGCCAGGATCAGTATAAATAACAATTGGAAATTGCTCCTTGTAGACTTTAGGCCTTGATGCTGACACATGAGAAAACTAAATATATTAAAACAAGTACAACTATGCATATACAAAAGCCTGCATCACCCTGTAATTAGATTGGAATTAGACTAATCTCCATACATTCCTCCATTCCATCCACAACTAGCCATGACATCCCATCCCATCTCATATTACACCCTCTTTGCTACCTCCCTGCTGGTTTTCTCAGCCATTTACTACCATGTGGAAGCCACGGTGTACACGGTCGGCGGCGAGGAAGGATGGACTTATGGCCAGAACTACCTTACCTGGTCCCAGTCAATCAACTTCACCGTCGGCGATGTTCTATGTGAGACCACCCCCAcccttcttccctttctctctctctatcatcTATGTATACGATACAAACCTTTTTAGTTCATTCATTCTAGTCTcaaatctctctaaaaacttGCACCAATTGCTTGGTTATAACATGGGTAAAGCTTGCATCCAGATTTCAGCTATGTTAAGGGGCAGCACAACGTGTATCAGGTGGTGGAGGAGGCGTATCAGTCCTGCGACTGGAGGAATGGCGTCATAAAGATCTACAACAGCGGTAACGATCGCGTGAGCCTCACGAACGCGACGAGCTATTATTTCTTGTGCAATATCAAGGGGCACTGCAGAGGCGGCATGAAATTTGGCATCAACGTTACGGATGCGAGCACGAGCCCAGATGGGGGCAGCAACGGAGGAGTCTcgccgccgccaccgccgccgccgcctctgctgctgccgccgccgccgccggctGGGAGCAATGATGCGGCCGGAGGAGGGAACGGGTGGTGGAGGAGTTGGTGGTGCCCTGTGGTGTTTTGTCTTGTGGTTTCTTTTTAATTTCTGGCGAGGGGATGACATGGTCTCAATTGGTTTCATTACCTCATCATGCATTTTCTTGTCCATTTGACTTGAGCCATTATGCTTGGTTAATTAGCTTCTCTTTAATGTAGTTTTTCGCTGGCCATGACTTGGCACGCTATGGTTTGGATGGTTAGGTTATCCATGAGTGGTGTGGAAGTTTCTAAGTTCTTGTTAGATGTGTCCACtctctaaaaatataaaaattaattttaatttatttatgcttGCTCGTTGCAGAGATAAGCCAGCACGACATTATTacaattttcaaatattttatataaataaataaatacacacacgcacacatatatacatatacacatacatacaaagAGGGTGTAAAGATAAAACTTTATACTTCCCATCAAATTTAATATTAGTGACTGGAAAAcagaaatctaaattttagatataGTTTAGAAGGCCTAAAATACCTACTTATAGAAAATATGTAGgctatatccttttttttttttttttgggagataGGAGGTAGCACTAGGCTATCCCCTGCTTTGTTAGAAGCTTAAAAGTAAAAACAGAAAGAAGCAGTTATAGTTAGATAAACGATAAGAGTTATGATCACAAAACGGGAACAAAAAGTTAAGATTATGATCTCTTCAGCAGGATCTGTAGCTGGTGCTAAAAATCTCCATGATAAGTTTCTGATTTGGAAGAGCAGAGCACACTCCAACAATGAAAGGATGACAGAATCTTCTGAACTACTGCATAGACATTGCACTTCCTATTTAGAAACAACTGAGTAATTAGCTCCCTCCACAATATATGGCTTCTGTAAGTTGGTCGCCTGCTTTCTTCCCCATTCTACTAAAATTCTTCCTCCTCCACTGGATCCAAACCTAAGATGATGGCCGCCCTCTTAATCTTAATTGAAGTTTGGGAGTAGTCCACATGCTTTTCGTAAAGCAGCGCCTAAAAAATATATGGCCAATTGATTCCGTTCCTGCACGAAAGTTGCAACCCGAGCTCATATTCCACCCCCTCCTCCCGAGAACCTTCCCGTATGTAAACGGTTTGGGACGACATGGCATATAAGTCCGGGATTTCCAAGatatagactttttttttttttaaatggatgtTTCAAGTATCCATTGAACTCCAGTTTCCTGCTGCTCTAATGGAGCCATCAAAGTTTAACGTGATACAAAGCCTCTGAAGATTGGATGCAAGAGCAACAGCAAataccaaaaatgaagtcaacttCTCCAGGAATTTGATATGTGCTTAAACAAGCGTGGTTGATTGGAGCAATAGATGCTCAAGGAAAGCATGGGCGTGTTCCCAGTTTAATTAAGAATACATTAGCATCACATCTTATCCCAGGAATAGCTTCCGCTGGAACTGCACAAAGGCTTATTAAACCCTTTGGAAATGAGAATTGAAACGCATGGTtggtgttggggaatacccaccgaccgaccaatggccggagggaccgaccgaccgacggacggttggagggaccgaccgactgacggccggaccgacctttcgaccgaccgactgacggtcggaGAGACCGACCAACCGACTGACGGACGTCATCACCGGCCAATTAGCGGCCCATCACCGACTGGTGATATGTCGGGCGTACCTTTCCCGACCAactgaacccggaggtctgatggccgactcacgtaagactcgccgaccaatggagggctccgacgccactcagctggccaccgacctagggtcggtcgactcctccgatcgccgtacagccgccagagcttgtcagtcctgacagccgcatgcggcacggccatctagggacattgtcccgccgaggacattgtcaaccctagtgatttaacagccccacggcgacatgacactttcacggcgactctgacagtctacagtgagttgacaattcctcacttgtctgcgccattaatgacggtgccataccgtgctccactatataaatcggggaaggcaacagtgcaagggatccgctccccccacGTCTCGACTCCAAAAACACAGGCtcgcacctctctccctctctcccttgatTGAGCTCCCTGtcctcatttcactgttgcccagtcacctctctgacttgaccgtcggaggatctccgccggagccgcctccggtcagtgtggacttctcatttttgcaggtgtCCGTTctccgacgatcagacgacgaggtgattggccgcaacagattggcgcgccaggtagggggcggGACGATGACGaggacaagagcccaacgatcgaggatcatcgggtcggcgaggcgctcttcccgtcgggaagaggcctccccgccaccgtcggcggcggagcctagctctccacgccccgcagtgaccacggaggcgcagatcgcggccatcgtacggcagatgaccgtactgacggacgcagtcaagagcctccagcaacagccggcggcccgtccgatgccttccaagagcagccgccgacgaccgcgtcggtccccgtcgcctccgcgcgagcgccctcaacagcgatcccacggagaggaggagggacggccatggcgcgatgaccgacggtcccaccagccctctccttctctgctggaacgggcgaggaaggagaagcggccgcgaacgccgtccgcctccccttcggaatcttctggagactccactcctggggtctcccagcaccgacgggcggacgactacgagcgccgattcgaggagatcgaccgccggctcgcgcagttgcaggtggacggccagaagtcttcaaacgacgtcgacttccagaccgcccaacctctctcccaactagttctcgacgaaccgattcccagtcggttcaagatgccgcacgtggagccatacgacggctccaccgacccgatcgaccaccttgagagctacaaagctctcatgacgatccaaggggcaaccgacgctcttttttgcatcggcttccccgccacactccgcaaggctgctagggcctggtactccggtctccgatcgggaagtatacactccttcggacagctcgagcactcgttcgtggcccacttcagcaccagccggaagccaccgcgaacgtcggacagccttttctcccacaaacagggagaaaatgagacgctccgacacttcgtggcgcgattcaacacggccacgcttgaggtccgagacctcaacgaaaacatggctatctcagccatgaaacgggggctgagggcatcccgattcacctattctttggacaagaccctcccccggacgtacgccgagctactggagcgcgcatacaagtacatgcgcgcggacgaaggagcatccgaccgacgcttggccgaacctagaggcccgaaggagaagcggaggaaaggtcgggaacccgccgaacccagcaggcccccgaccgatagtcgggtctcgtcaccccgacgaatccaaaagtcaccccggcaacagactccaaggccggcacaccccaggtatgactcctacactcctctctccgctcctcgtgcgcagattctaatggagatcgagggggaggaatacctgcgacggcctccgtctttgaaggcaaagggcctcgaccgttgGAAGTACTGCCAatttcaccgaggccacggccacaacaccgagcagtgcatccagctgaaggatgagatcgaagctctcatccgtcgggggtatctcgataaatttcggaagggtccgccgactcaaccagttgccgatcgacgacccaagccgactgaagaagcggcgactaatcagccgacggccggagtcatcaacatgatctccaagcggctgggcccggggacatccgcgtgggggagccgacgaaaaagccgcgcccggatgacgtaatcacttttacggaggaagacgttcggggcattcaaactccccacgacgatgctgtcgttgtttcggcaacaatagcgaattatgatgtaaaaagaatttttgttgataatggaagttcgacaaatattttgttttactcgaccttctcccggatgcaactgtcaatcgaccgacttaagagggtctccatgcccttgatcggctttgccggagaagccgtcacgacagagggagaaattaccctgcccgtgacggtcggcaccgaaccacggcaaagcacggtccacttaactttcgcggtcgtccaagttccttcggcctacaacgccatccttggacgacccggactgaacgccctcaaagcgatcatctcgatgtaccatctcctcgttcggttcccgaccaaaaatggggtcggggagatgcgcggggatcaacagctcgcacgacgatgcttccagatctccgctcaaaacgacgagtcGAGGGTCttcctgacaatcgacaagctggaccaacgggaggaggaagagcgaggttcgccggccgagcagctcgtggcGATCCCGATAGCGGAAAATCTGGATCGaagagtttgggtcgggtctcaactgcccgaccccgaacgacggcgactgacggagctgctgaaggccaatgccgacatatttgcttggtcggcagcagatatgtcgggcatccccccagaaacaataacccaccgactcaacatcgacccgacgatgaggccggtgaggcagaagaaaaggtctttcgccccagagaggcagagggccatcgacgaagaagtggacaagctgctcgaagcgggcttcatccgagaatccacgtatcccgattggctcgccaatgttgtcatggtcaaaaaagccaacggaaagtggaggatctgcatcgattataccgacctcaaccgagcctgcccaaaagatagctttccacttccaaagatcgaccagctggtggacgcgacgtccggattttgactgctcagcttcatggacgccttcgtcggatacaaccaaatccggatggcgcctgaagacgaggagcacaccgccttcgtgactcccaagggcctctactgttatcgggtgatgcccttcggactgaagaacgccggcaccacctaccagcgacttatcaataaggtctttaaagaccagatcgggcgcaacatggaggtgtacgtggacgacatgctggtgaaaagtacgcaggtcccggatcatgttcaggatctcgaggagaccttccgcaccctgcgacgacaccgaatgaagctcaacccgaccaagtgcgcttttggggtgacctcagggaagttcctcggattcctcatttctcagagagggattgaggccaaccctgagaaaataaaggcaatcctcgacatgcgtcatccgaacaccaagaaggaggtccaacagctgaacgaaaaaatcgtcgctctcagccgattcatttcccgatcagctgaaaggtgcctcccgtttttcaaaactttgcgccaGGCAagtggtttttcttggtcggatgagtgccaacgggccttcgaagatctgaagaagtacttgacttccccaccgctgctcgtaaagccgcaggttggagaaaccttgtatctctatttggccacatcttccgaggcgatcagttcgatccttgtccgagaaaatgagaaccgaacccatcagcctatctactacatcagcaaggtACTTCACgacgccgaagccagatattcggagatggaaaagatgatcttcaccctgaccgtctccgcacaacgactccgtccatacttccaggctcatgccatagtggtgctcaccgaccagccctgagggcgatattgcgccgaccggacacatctggatgactggcaaagtgggcgataaagctcagcgagttcgacattcagtaccgaccgtggcctgccttgaaggctcaggtcttggtcgacttcatcgccgagtgcccgacaaccgaccaagggtcgggagctgaagacccgggacgagacgc is a genomic window containing:
- the LOC105055118 gene encoding basic blue protein, encoding MDSNLTLCHTLSAIFLLCLLAQRHVQATEYMVGDDLGWDTGNNYLLWSQKYKFSVGDVLVFKYEEGQHDVCQVREETYRSCDPTSGITKIYNSGNDQVNLTEGGKYWFICNITGHCQGGMKFGISVASASPNGGGGGGLAPPPEEQGGGAAGEAVGRGRVGWVLGLAIGGLCLLSY
- the LOC109506454 gene encoding basic blue protein, whose protein sequence is MTSHPISYYTLFATSLLVFSAIYYHVEATVYTVGGEEGWTYGQNYLTWSQSINFTVGDVLYFSYVKGQHNVYQVVEEAYQSCDWRNGVIKIYNSGNDRVSLTNATSYYFLCNIKGHCRGGMKFGINVTDASTSPDGGSNGGVSPPPPPPPPLLLPPPPPAGSNDAAGGGNGWWRSWWCPVVFCLVVSF